From the genome of Telopea speciosissima isolate NSW1024214 ecotype Mountain lineage unplaced genomic scaffold, Tspe_v1 Tspe_v1.0366, whole genome shotgun sequence:
tttcatcagacCCTCACCACCCttaaccctagaatccccttctcctacctccattaggaattgtctcaaataactttatcttgctgtccaactcatctaacctacttctaTTCACTCacacatcataaaacctatatcattagacttccctacacctgcctatcattaccatataagacaaccctaacctaaacctaactttaaccctaattttgacctaaaacctcaattctgcctccatcgaaccagcagttctacagatcctggttgaactgactcctagtaggtctcctacctatctaagGACTACATTATCAATCCTTCTTTTCCTATACCAACACACACAGGGAGAACTTCAATGCACTACCATTATGAAGCCTTTATAAGTGATGGCCATACTGTTTCCTCTATATTGGGGAAACATCTGttctaccacctccaccattAGTCTCAAAGTGGATATTCATTACTGAGGTGCATTTGCTAATCTTACTTTTTGCCAATTTTACAAGTTAGCTTTCAACTTCATGTGCATAGATGGTAATTCTATTTAGCTTCACAGCACGAAATGTCACCCAATAcaagggagtatgtcagcaacagacaagagaagaaatagaacaaTTAAACCAAAGAGTGCAAGTAAGCAATCCTGAATATAAACTTTGATGAAAAAGATAAACAGAATACATAATGACAGGGAGAATTAAGAATTAGAGTCAGTGCCGAACCTCACTATGGGATGGGAATGAGTAATTTAATGAGTACTGTGGGTGTTCAAGAGTCAGGCGGACCAGCCTCTGCATTGCCAACATAACAGTTAAAATAGAATTatagtacatttttttttttgagggggggcgAGGGGAGGGAATCGAAAATTTAATGATGGCATGGTGAAAGCCTAAGCTTGACACCTCTGGCACCATGTACAACAAAAATTATCTGATTAGACACCAGATATGCATGATGAATCTACAAATGTCTATTGACTACGACTGAAGATGTTCTATCAAAATCATACCTGTTGAGGGGACTCAAGGTCTGGAGAACTCTTAGAAAGTTCCACAAGTGCTTTACGGTTCGAATGGCACCGCATTACTTTTGCCAAAACCTGCAGTCAAGAAGGTAGAAAACTACAATATCATTGATAATGGAATATCTCCATGAGCAAAAATGCATCCCAAAGTCTTTAGAAAACTACAATATTATTGACTCCTAGTTTTGTTAGCGTACCTTTAAATCTTCATCTTTCATAAATGTCTTCAAAAATGCAGCCAATGTATCCACTGTCCTTCGTGCAGGATCACTTACGCTAGAACCGAACCTTTTATCATAGAAATTCAAAAACTCTTTCCAGCCCCCTTTGGCACCCTTCATACCATGTTTTTGGGTCCACCTCACAATTTCAGCGAGAACCTAACCACATTATAGTTGGTGAACATGAATTAAGACAGGAAAAATGGTTGGCGAGgacatcaatttttttattattttttttaaagagtaaAAAAGTGACCCTCTCCCAAGAAAATTTATAAATACCAACCAAAGAAACATTTTCATTACAGAATAAAAATGATAATAAGACGCATTATTGAGCTAAAACCACTAATAATTCATACATAGAATTAGTATTGCCCAAACAGGTGGTAAACAAAGTTCTAAATGCTAGACTTTTACGATCTAACACCATCAGATTTGAACAAACCAATTTTCAAATCTACATTGTGCAGCAATGGGAGCAGAATGGACAAAATTTCATCTTGGCGAGTTTATTAGACACGTAAAATATATACAAGTGAGAAGAGACCTGCAGTTCAAGGTCAAGGTTCGTAGGCTCATGCATACTAACTAGTATAGTGTTTTGCCCAGAGATTTCACATTTATGCTGATCCCAAAGTACCAAAATCCTGGTGCTTTACTTAGAAACCGTTTAATTTATCCAAAATGTAAAATTGAATATAGCCCATATATTCAATTTTGATAAGTAACAAGCAGAAACCTCACTATAAAATCCACCCCAAAAGGTCCGGAACTCCCAAAATGTGTAATTGAAGAACTGTAAACAAGCTAACTCACTCAGTATGTGAGAATACAAAGTAGTTACAAACATGGTCGAGAATCAGGATTAAACAATAAAGGCATCCTTTACTAACAGAGAGATGGCAGTTGGTCAGGATGGAATGGGAGCTTACCTCCTTTTCTGCAGCGTCAATCTTCTTGTCCATTGGCGACATGGTCGCGAGGCACTCTGTGAAACACACAGAGACAGAGGTTTTCGTAAGAGAAGCAAAGGAAGAGTGGGATTTTATCTCCTTTcaaggaaaactagggttttcatTGTTCGGTTTTACCCCAGAAACTCAGACCAAGTCCCTCAAGTTTCCGACACTTCTCGGATTGTTTCCCGCCGCATGggttagggaagaagagaagcacATGAAGTGACGAACACGGGTTTTAAGCCGATGGTTGGAATACAGGTTTAATGAGTCGACTCGACTTGTTGAAACTTCTTACTGGGGAGAGTCACTAACGAGTCAGGCCGAgtcaaataattttaaaatagtCTAGAATAAATATTAACAATTTGGAAATAAAGGCGAAGGACCTAATTTTCCTTAAGCCAAGGTGAAGGAGGAAATCCTTCACGATGGCCATCATGCACTTGCGGATCACGATCGTCTCTAGGGAGTAGGGAACGCTCAAGGCACTGTCAGCTGTTGGGCTATGtagcacacatccctaggcatgcaccgagatgtgtgcgacatagctcaaccgctggatgcccctaGGCAAGACTGGGCGCACGCCTCccggagacgagctaaattgtGCACTTGCATGAGTGCCTAGGATCATTGAAGGGCATTTTAGACCTCTAAAACATATAAGAGAACAATGATGATCATATAGATTCATAGATAAACCATTCATcataggtgaaggaaaacttcccCCTTCACTTTAAGTCATGGAGTCTCGTAAAACTTAGTTTGCCTACTAATTAAGCGGAAGAAGCATATGGTATGTTACACTTTTGAGTCTCACATTGGTTGCCTTAGTGACTTGACATGTGCTCATAACACTTTGGGCTCTCCCTCCTCTCAAGTTAGCTTTTTTGCTGGGCTCTATGATCCATTAAGATGTTTTCCCATCTATCAAGCAGTCAAAGAACAAATAACTCTAAATTTCTTAGATCCGCGGGCCAACATACTTTCATCCAATCTACCCTTTTTTGCTATACCTCAATTTTATGTCTTGCTTCCACCTCCCTCATCCGAGCATTCAATAATCCGGATCAGAGTAGTAGAGATTTCTTTTGGAGCTTTAGAGATAAGAAATTGGTTCCAATTGTTACTTGGTCTTCCATTTGTAAGCCTAGAAACTTAGTAGGATTGAACTCAGAACAGTCCCCATTCATATGAACAAGGCCCTACTAGCTAAAAAAGTTTGGAAACTCCtcaaataattatcacctccaatttgtgggcacctccaatttctctaataggggggagtgaaCCCCACTTTGGGCAAtgttttcgggcagggggtagggtggtcatttctgcccccatgtgaggaattagaggaattggaaagggcagcgaattggagggaatAACGATTCAAACTCCTCAACCCATCTTCGTCTCTTTCAAGGGAAACAAATGAaggctaaaaaataaaaaggggacgGGTATTCAGCTTGCAAAGCTACAAGGGTTGACAATTGTAAAACCaacatttcttctttctttttttttttttgtggtaaaaagGGATTTTATTGAAGTGGGCAAGAGGAGCTCAAGGCATCCTGATTACAAATATCAAGAAGCCAAGGAGAGGAAGTTGGTCAAACCGTCATACTTGCCAAAGACAAGGCCATCCTAGCTAGAGAATGTGCAGCAAAGTTAGCACCTCTAGAAACAtgaacaaaagtacaatagggGATACTTGAGGCTATATGTGCAATATCCTCCACGATACTAGCCACTGATAACGGAGGATGGGAGTTAACACCATTCAGGAAAGTCACCATCTCCAAATTATCAGACTCAACCTCCACTTGATGATGCTCCGCATCTGCAGCTGCACTAACACCTTTGAGAATCGCTAAAGCCTCACCAATAAGAGCTTCATCAAACACAAGGGGTTCTGAGACTGCAATAGACGGAATACCCAAGTGATTTCGTATGATGAATCCCACCCCACCCATAATAGAATCTCTTGGGAGAGCCGCATCGCAATTCAGTTTCAAAGTGCCAGCTGAAGGAGATTTCCATTTCGGAGTAGGGGATGTCTCCACATAGCCGAACGCTTGACCAGTATTTAAAACTTTGCCATTCTCAATGTCCATGAAACCGTTAAAGGCTTGTTGGGCCTTGGAGAAGACTTCAACCGGTGAGAGCTCCTTGTGGTTGAAAATCAACTCGTTCCTCGCTAGCCAAAGGGACCAGCACACAAAGGAGAAGAGACTTAACACTTCAGCACTGCTCTTCTTAGAGGGAAAACCGAACCGATCCC
Proteins encoded in this window:
- the LOC122648024 gene encoding uncharacterized protein LOC122648024; the protein is MESCNHILLDCPFARATWFGSDLTFIVPSNAPPRPENLLQAWDRFGFPSKKSSAEVLSLFSFVCWSLWLARNELIFNHKELSPVEVFSKAQQAFNGFMDIENGKVLNTGQAFGYVETSPTPKWKSPSAGTLKLNCDAALPRDSIMGGVGFIIRNHLGIPSIAVSEPLVFDEALIGEALAILKGVSAAADAEHHQVEVESDNLEMVTFLNGVNSHPPLSVASIVEDIAHIASSIPYCTFVHVSRGANFAAHSLARMALSLASMTV